One genomic window of Wolbachia endosymbiont (group B) of Eucosma cana includes the following:
- a CDS encoding F0F1 ATP synthase subunit C produces MDLVALKFIAIGLAVFGMLGAGLGIANIFSAMLNGIARNPESEGKMKSYVYIGAAMVEIMGLLAFVLAMLLIFAA; encoded by the coding sequence ATGGATTTAGTGGCTTTAAAATTTATAGCAATTGGTTTGGCTGTATTTGGAATGCTCGGTGCTGGTTTAGGTATAGCTAATATCTTCTCTGCTATGTTAAATGGGATTGCGAGAAATCCTGAGTCAGAAGGTAAAATGAAAAGTTACGTTTATATTGGTGCTGCCATGGTTGAAATCATGGGGTTGCTTGCGTTTGTACTTGCAATGTTATTAATATTTGCTGCTTAA
- a CDS encoding COX15/CtaA family protein, giving the protein MEAKPVAIWLFLCSFMVICMVGIGGFTRLSKAGLSITEWKPITGTLPPLSEQDWIKEKVKYEATPEYKAFNYGMSMEEFRTIYLIEYVHRLIARLTGLVFILPFIYFTLKKRIPKNAVIRLSTALLFGILQAFAGWYMVKSGLVSNPHVSHYKLALHLLLALGIFALLSYQFFNYQIKPKQIIKINSNITCYIWIILILVAIQIIFGAFVAGLNAGLIYNTFPLMDGQIVPEDLFFLQPTWLNIFENRATVQFVHRVLALLILVLVAILTIKNASIRPLYVMLFSVIIQVILGIVTLLLHIPMAIAIAHQMFSFILFGSGLYCLRYLRNQI; this is encoded by the coding sequence ATGGAAGCAAAACCTGTAGCTATTTGGCTTTTTCTCTGCTCTTTCATGGTGATTTGCATGGTGGGGATTGGTGGATTTACCAGACTTTCAAAAGCAGGATTGTCAATCACGGAATGGAAACCAATTACCGGAACATTGCCACCGCTTAGTGAACAAGACTGGATTAAAGAAAAAGTAAAATATGAAGCTACACCTGAATATAAAGCATTTAACTATGGTATGAGTATGGAAGAATTCCGCACCATATACTTAATAGAATACGTGCATAGACTAATTGCAAGGCTGACAGGTTTAGTTTTTATCTTACCATTTATATACTTTACACTAAAAAAAAGAATACCTAAAAATGCAGTAATAAGGTTATCTACAGCACTATTATTTGGAATTTTACAAGCTTTTGCCGGTTGGTATATGGTTAAAAGCGGTTTGGTATCTAATCCTCATGTTAGTCACTATAAGCTCGCACTTCACTTACTGCTTGCATTGGGTATCTTTGCATTATTGTCATATCAATTTTTTAATTACCAAATCAAACCAAAACAGATAATTAAAATTAATAGCAACATTACATGTTACATATGGATAATTTTAATCCTAGTTGCAATACAAATAATCTTCGGTGCATTTGTTGCAGGGTTAAATGCTGGTTTAATTTACAATACCTTTCCACTGATGGATGGACAAATTGTTCCGGAAGATTTATTTTTCTTACAGCCTACATGGCTCAATATCTTTGAAAATAGAGCAACAGTGCAATTTGTGCATAGAGTACTGGCATTGCTGATATTAGTTCTGGTAGCAATACTCACAATAAAAAATGCCAGTATAAGACCATTATATGTTATGCTATTCTCTGTCATCATTCAGGTAATTCTAGGAATAGTCACTTTGTTGCTGCATATACCAATGGCTATTGCTATAGCCCATCAAATGTTTTCATTTATCTTATTTGGATCAGGTTTATACTGCTTGCGTTATTTAAGAAATCAGATCTAA
- a CDS encoding ATP synthase F0 subunit B — protein MPQLDVSTFSSQIFWFLIFFSSLFFVVSCLFLPKLDEIISTRSKEVLDSFNSSIHLLRLTEEQIAKYNAALNQARVRAKKIIDDAFAQVEEMRANVKDILEEEDKKMIKLVEEKVVQFKSKYISELKQMATSIALIYYTKLTNSEIEEEFVADLVSKEF, from the coding sequence ATGCCACAGCTTGATGTTTCAACTTTCTCTTCTCAAATTTTTTGGTTTTTAATTTTTTTCTCTTCACTTTTTTTTGTAGTCAGTTGTTTGTTTTTACCGAAGTTAGATGAAATAATAAGCACTAGAAGTAAAGAAGTGTTAGATTCATTTAATAGTTCTATTCACCTTTTAAGACTTACAGAAGAGCAAATTGCCAAGTATAATGCAGCTTTAAATCAAGCTAGAGTACGGGCAAAAAAAATCATAGATGATGCATTTGCTCAAGTAGAAGAAATGAGAGCGAATGTTAAGGATATATTGGAAGAGGAAGACAAGAAGATGATTAAACTTGTTGAAGAAAAGGTAGTACAATTTAAATCTAAGTATATTAGTGAATTAAAACAAATGGCTACTAGTATTGCTTTGATTTACTATACTAAGTTAACTAATTCTGAGATTGAAGAGGAATTTGTTGCTGACTTGGTGTCAAAAGAATTTTAG
- a CDS encoding HU family DNA-binding protein, with protein sequence MSKEDIVNQLSKECSSQGIDITKASLGKIHDIFMETIKNDLICQGEIRLHGIGTFSTAISKERQCRNPQNGEIMTVPEKKKVKFKASQTLLSTLNDKEKVSAI encoded by the coding sequence ATGAGTAAAGAAGATATAGTAAACCAACTGAGTAAAGAGTGCTCTAGTCAAGGTATAGATATAACAAAAGCTAGTTTAGGTAAGATTCATGATATTTTTATGGAAACAATCAAGAACGATCTAATTTGTCAGGGTGAAATACGTTTGCATGGAATAGGGACATTCTCTACTGCTATAAGTAAGGAAAGACAATGCCGCAATCCTCAAAATGGTGAGATTATGACCGTTCCTGAAAAGAAAAAGGTAAAGTTTAAAGCAAGTCAAACTCTTTTAAGTACTTTAAATGACAAAGAGAAAGTATCAGCTATTTAG
- a CDS encoding glycosyltransferase family 2 protein, giving the protein MPVLQTDNVEKIKFDSSLCKEQEKLFYYRFNIIPWQKLNDTTFFMVEDISQDINLWVESHYGIEYVLIKVDSKQILNLLNSHFGISEFASNYLYYKNPNFSAKSIRLSSIFFSSFFVMISTLTLTKKYAYFALVLIFIIGCSSSLFKFVTKIFGLRKISNQKADYDKMNEPIYTILLPAFKENAVIKQLIKSIESLDYLKSKLDVKLVIESDDQEMLAAIEKCTLPQYFEVIKVPHSLPRTKAKSCNYAMSFARGKYVVIYDADDKPDPLQLKKALIEFNKGDEKLACVQAKLNYYNFGCNFLTKFFSLEYMNWFQYFLPGFQKMNMPIPLGGSSNHFSVEILKKVLFWDAYNVTEDADLGLRLAQMGYKTRIIDSETLEESPTTVFAWIKQRARWIKGYMQTYIVHLKNIKLLFKHTGLKGILLLNLFVGSSALMFFMTPFLLLSLILTQVLSGLFLYYFIVVYVINLIFLIIAIKQQKMPFYFYIISIFFPVYSLLHSVAAFLALWEFVIHPQQWNKTQHGLWKQNL; this is encoded by the coding sequence ATGCCTGTACTTCAAACTGATAATGTAGAAAAAATTAAATTTGATTCTAGTTTATGCAAAGAACAAGAGAAACTTTTCTACTATAGGTTTAATATAATTCCTTGGCAAAAATTAAATGATACTACTTTTTTTATGGTTGAAGACATAAGCCAAGATATCAACCTTTGGGTCGAATCTCATTACGGTATTGAATATGTATTGATAAAAGTAGATAGCAAACAGATTTTAAATCTTCTTAACTCACACTTTGGTATTTCAGAATTCGCAAGTAACTACTTATATTATAAGAATCCTAATTTTTCAGCTAAAAGCATTAGGCTCAGTTCAATCTTTTTTTCCTCTTTCTTTGTTATGATTTCGACTTTAACACTGACAAAAAAATATGCATATTTTGCTTTGGTGTTGATATTTATAATCGGATGTTCTAGTTCTTTATTCAAATTTGTAACTAAAATTTTTGGCTTGCGTAAAATTTCTAACCAAAAAGCAGATTATGATAAGATGAATGAACCTATATATACTATTTTATTGCCTGCTTTTAAAGAGAATGCGGTTATAAAGCAATTGATTAAGAGCATTGAAAGTTTGGATTATCTAAAATCAAAATTAGATGTAAAGCTTGTGATAGAGAGCGATGATCAAGAAATGTTGGCAGCTATAGAAAAATGCACTTTACCACAGTATTTTGAAGTAATAAAAGTGCCTCATTCTCTGCCTAGAACAAAAGCTAAGTCATGCAATTATGCTATGAGCTTTGCTAGAGGAAAGTATGTGGTAATATATGATGCAGATGACAAGCCAGATCCGTTGCAGTTAAAAAAAGCACTAATTGAATTTAATAAGGGCGACGAAAAGTTGGCTTGTGTACAGGCGAAATTAAATTACTATAACTTTGGTTGCAATTTTCTTACAAAATTCTTTTCTCTCGAGTATATGAACTGGTTTCAATATTTTTTGCCTGGATTTCAAAAAATGAACATGCCAATACCTTTGGGCGGTAGCAGTAACCATTTTTCAGTGGAAATTTTAAAGAAAGTGCTTTTTTGGGATGCTTACAATGTCACTGAAGACGCTGACCTTGGTTTGAGACTTGCGCAAATGGGATATAAAACCAGGATTATTGATTCAGAAACATTGGAAGAATCACCAACTACTGTGTTTGCTTGGATCAAACAAAGAGCACGCTGGATTAAAGGTTATATGCAAACTTACATTGTTCACTTAAAAAATATAAAATTACTTTTTAAGCACACTGGACTCAAAGGAATTTTGCTATTAAACCTTTTTGTTGGTTCCTCAGCTTTGATGTTTTTTATGACTCCTTTTTTGTTGCTTTCATTGATACTAACTCAAGTTTTAAGTGGATTATTTTTATATTATTTTATAGTAGTATACGTTATTAACTTGATTTTTTTGATAATAGCTATCAAACAGCAAAAAATGCCTTTTTATTTTTATATAATATCAATATTTTTTCCCGTTTATAGTCTACTACATAGCGTTGCAGCTTTTCTCGCTTTGTGGGAATTTGTTATTCATCCTCAGCAATGGAACAAAACTCAGCATGGCTTATGGAAGCAAAACCTGTAG
- a CDS encoding acetyl-CoA carboxylase biotin carboxylase subunit yields MIRKKYSKILVANRGEITCRIIKTAHKMGISCVSVYSDADANSVHVKQADESRHIGPSPAYLSYLNIEKICEVAVETGAEAVHPGYGFLAENPDFPRALEKHNIDFIGPSAETIEVTANKITAKEEARKAGVNVVPGYMGKIENADHASMVAEEIGFPVMLKAASGGGGKGMRIVHSKKEIELAFTSATNEAEKSFKDGSIFIEKYIELPRHIEIQIIADKYGNVVCLGERECSIQRNNQKIIEETPSPFISEKVRQKMYAQCVSLAKQVGYFSAGTVEFVVDKDQNFYFLEVNTRLQVEHPVTEFVTGTDIVEEMIRTSCGEKLRFNQDDIKLTGSAIESRICAEDPSKKFFPSSGRIKYYDKPDENDHVRIDDGVASGSEISVFYDSMIAKVITYGKDRIEAISRMQRALSECYIGEVTNNIEFLESIFHHPNFIAAKLHTRFIPNHYPSGFQGDFITEEYIKIFIFTALYVHLENEERYYSKSIDEAFIVKIDDNEYPVNAKYQDNTLTTVYNHNKYSVVGKWKSSYRLLYITINDDNNIALKIERQGSKYCIKHAGMKVECFVLKPYIAELSRLMLNNETEGISVDTVKSPISGLLVKLHVNAGDQVEVGQPLFVVEAMKMENIICAESEMVIKNIPVKEGKNIHAGDLVLDLIS; encoded by the coding sequence ATGATAAGAAAGAAGTATAGTAAGATTTTAGTAGCGAACAGAGGGGAGATTACCTGCAGGATAATCAAAACTGCGCACAAGATGGGCATATCTTGTGTGTCTGTGTACTCAGATGCAGATGCAAATTCTGTGCATGTAAAGCAAGCAGATGAGTCAAGGCACATTGGCCCTTCGCCTGCTTATCTTAGTTACTTAAATATCGAAAAAATATGCGAAGTAGCAGTTGAAACAGGTGCCGAGGCGGTTCATCCTGGCTATGGGTTTTTAGCAGAAAATCCAGATTTTCCCCGTGCTCTGGAAAAACATAACATAGATTTCATTGGTCCAAGTGCAGAAACAATAGAAGTTACAGCCAACAAAATAACGGCAAAAGAAGAGGCAAGAAAGGCTGGAGTAAATGTAGTGCCAGGATATATGGGTAAGATCGAAAACGCTGACCATGCATCCATGGTTGCTGAAGAAATTGGTTTTCCCGTTATGCTCAAAGCTGCATCAGGTGGTGGTGGCAAAGGAATGCGAATTGTACATTCCAAAAAAGAAATTGAACTAGCATTTACATCAGCAACAAACGAAGCAGAAAAAAGTTTTAAAGATGGTAGTATTTTTATAGAGAAATATATAGAGCTGCCAAGACACATTGAAATACAAATTATAGCAGACAAATACGGGAATGTAGTGTGTCTTGGAGAGAGAGAATGTTCGATACAGAGAAACAACCAGAAAATAATAGAAGAAACTCCAAGTCCATTTATCAGTGAAAAGGTGAGACAAAAAATGTATGCTCAATGTGTCTCCCTTGCAAAACAAGTTGGCTATTTTTCAGCAGGCACTGTTGAGTTTGTTGTTGATAAAGACCAAAACTTCTATTTTCTTGAGGTAAATACGAGATTACAAGTTGAGCATCCAGTAACAGAATTCGTAACAGGAACAGACATAGTAGAAGAAATGATTAGAACTTCCTGTGGAGAAAAATTGAGATTCAATCAGGATGATATTAAACTTACTGGTTCTGCAATAGAAAGTAGAATTTGTGCTGAAGACCCATCAAAGAAATTTTTCCCTTCCAGCGGAAGAATAAAATATTACGATAAACCGGATGAAAATGATCATGTAAGAATAGATGATGGAGTAGCTAGCGGTTCAGAAATCAGCGTGTTCTACGACTCAATGATTGCAAAAGTTATAACCTATGGAAAAGATAGAATAGAAGCAATCAGCAGAATGCAAAGAGCTTTATCTGAGTGCTATATAGGAGAAGTAACAAACAACATAGAATTTCTAGAATCCATCTTCCATCATCCAAATTTTATTGCAGCAAAGCTCCACACGAGATTTATTCCCAACCATTATCCCAGTGGATTTCAAGGTGATTTTATCACAGAGGAATATATTAAAATATTTATTTTTACTGCACTGTATGTTCACTTAGAAAATGAGGAAAGGTATTACAGTAAGTCAATAGATGAAGCATTCATAGTGAAAATAGATGACAATGAGTATCCCGTAAATGCAAAATATCAAGATAACACATTAACAACAGTATATAACCACAATAAATACTCCGTGGTGGGTAAGTGGAAATCAAGTTACAGATTGCTATATATAACAATTAATGATGATAACAACATAGCACTTAAAATAGAAAGGCAAGGTAGCAAATACTGCATAAAACATGCGGGTATGAAAGTTGAATGTTTTGTATTGAAACCTTACATAGCTGAATTAAGCAGGTTAATGCTAAATAATGAAACTGAAGGGATTTCAGTAGATACTGTGAAATCTCCAATATCTGGTTTATTGGTTAAATTACATGTCAATGCTGGAGATCAGGTAGAGGTAGGACAACCTCTATTTGTTGTAGAGGCAATGAAAATGGAAAATATAATATGTGCTGAATCAGAAATGGTGATAAAAAATATCCCTGTTAAAGAAGGAAAAAATATACATGCTGGTGATTTGGTATTAGATCTGATTTCTTAA
- a CDS encoding Hsp20/alpha crystallin family protein, translated as MGNIVHLNKNNNRDNFSVRGLQRAVDDIFDSFFTGWNPELSKRGSSLLPVCDLYETKESYCLSLELPGIPKESIDISISGDNLIVKGEKTCDNESKDKQFYHKERYYGSFYRSIQLPTNVEQDKVSANFLDGVLHVTIPKSEKHIKKIDVK; from the coding sequence ATGGGTAATATAGTTCATTTAAATAAAAACAATAACCGTGATAATTTTAGTGTAAGAGGGTTACAAAGAGCCGTTGATGACATATTTGATAGCTTCTTTACAGGATGGAACCCAGAGCTTTCTAAAAGAGGCAGTAGCCTACTACCAGTTTGTGACCTTTATGAAACAAAGGAAAGCTATTGCCTATCATTAGAGTTACCAGGTATTCCTAAAGAAAGCATAGACATTAGTATATCTGGCGATAACTTAATAGTGAAGGGTGAAAAAACATGTGATAATGAATCAAAAGATAAGCAGTTTTACCACAAAGAAAGGTACTATGGTTCTTTCTATAGATCTATTCAACTTCCAACAAATGTAGAGCAAGATAAGGTATCTGCCAACTTTTTAGATGGGGTATTGCATGTAACCATACCTAAATCAGAGAAACACATAAAGAAAATTGATGTAAAGTAA
- a CDS encoding F0F1 ATP synthase subunit A has product MALNPLEQFKVYTIIELPKLFGYDINFTNSSLFMMISVILMVLFLLLGIRKGAVIPGYLQAAVEYVYDFVVSIIESNTGSKGLEHIPLIFTVFIFILSCNLVGVLPYSFTVTSHVIVTFALSMVVFTYITIVGFKERGVEFLRILLPKGTPSWLAPIIIIIKLFAYLVRPISLSIRLAANMIAGHTIIKVIAGFVINMNIFFTPAPFLFIIALIGFEVFVAVLQAYIFTILTCVYLSDAVK; this is encoded by the coding sequence ATGGCGTTAAATCCGCTAGAACAATTTAAAGTATATACAATAATAGAACTACCAAAATTATTTGGGTATGACATAAACTTTACCAACTCATCTCTTTTTATGATGATCTCGGTGATATTAATGGTACTGTTTTTGCTCCTTGGAATAAGAAAAGGTGCAGTAATACCAGGATATTTGCAAGCTGCAGTTGAATATGTATATGATTTTGTTGTTTCAATAATAGAAAGTAACACTGGAAGCAAAGGTTTGGAGCACATTCCTTTGATATTTACAGTATTTATTTTCATTTTATCGTGTAATTTAGTTGGTGTTCTTCCTTATAGTTTCACAGTTACAAGTCATGTGATAGTTACCTTCGCTTTATCAATGGTGGTTTTTACTTATATAACGATTGTTGGGTTTAAAGAAAGAGGAGTAGAATTTTTACGCATATTGCTACCAAAAGGAACTCCTTCGTGGCTTGCACCTATAATCATCATTATTAAATTATTTGCTTATTTAGTAAGACCGATTAGTTTATCAATAAGGCTTGCAGCAAATATGATTGCGGGTCATACAATCATCAAAGTGATAGCAGGATTCGTCATAAATATGAACATATTTTTTACACCTGCACCTTTTTTGTTTATAATTGCACTAATAGGATTTGAAGTATTTGTTGCAGTTTTGCAAGCTTATATATTTACTATATTAACATGTGTATATTTGTCAGATGCAGTAAAGTAA
- a CDS encoding ankyrin repeat domain-containing protein produces MGNLFEIVREVVTKEDENKFIEACKKRVACVAKHRIDENGNPFHIAASEGFLLPALKEIIEYLEEDTESRVKKAKEAKDWEKVKSLKKELENNKKYIKEALLDKSYIKDDGKKAVSPLYFLDPAERKEVKQIADIKCGFICNKKFHICLYIVGAIVCAITMCVSLYLLFLASQSLALASIATIASGGSSYLLFKACNEVYGLYNESTIVIDPDVMQLLDSGLAPT; encoded by the coding sequence ATGGGTAATTTATTTGAAATTGTAAGAGAAGTTGTAACAAAAGAGGATGAAAATAAATTTATTGAAGCTTGCAAGAAAAGAGTTGCTTGTGTAGCTAAGCATAGAATTGATGAAAATGGAAACCCATTTCATATAGCAGCAAGTGAAGGATTCCTGTTACCTGCGTTAAAAGAGATTATAGAGTATTTAGAAGAAGATACTGAGAGCAGAGTCAAGAAAGCAAAAGAAGCTAAAGATTGGGAGAAAGTAAAAAGCTTAAAAAAGGAACTTGAGAACAATAAGAAATATATTAAGGAAGCACTCCTCGATAAAAGCTATATTAAGGATGACGGGAAGAAGGCAGTATCACCCCTTTATTTCTTGGACCCTGCAGAGCGGAAGGAAGTTAAGCAAATTGCAGATATAAAATGTGGCTTTATATGTAATAAGAAGTTTCATATATGCTTATATATAGTAGGAGCTATAGTGTGTGCTATCACTATGTGTGTATCTTTGTATCTTCTATTTTTGGCTTCTCAATCTCTTGCATTGGCTTCAATAGCAACAATAGCTTCTGGAGGATCTTCATATCTGTTATTTAAGGCATGTAATGAAGTATATGGCCTCTATAACGAAAGTACTATAGTGATAGATCCTGATGTTATGCAACTTTTAGATAGTGGTTTAGCCCCAACATGA
- a CDS encoding pyridoxine 5'-phosphate synthase, protein MKLGVNIDHVATLRNARGASYPDPLKAARIAIDAGADFITVHLREDRRHIRDEDVFNLKQNISTELNLEIAATEEMLKIAKEVKPYSICIVPEKREELTTEGGLDIVNMHSKLSGIIEEMHSFDIKVSLFIDPNINQLKYLEKLERKPDIIEIHTGNYCDNPSEEKLKLITNSAEYINKLGIECHAGHGINYKHAKRIKEIPHISALNIGHSLISEAIFHGLHSVTKKMKMTISK, encoded by the coding sequence GTGAAATTGGGCGTTAATATTGATCACGTTGCAACCCTTCGCAACGCACGTGGAGCTTCTTATCCAGATCCATTAAAAGCAGCAAGAATAGCTATTGATGCTGGAGCAGATTTTATCACTGTACACTTACGAGAAGACAGAAGGCATATCAGAGATGAGGATGTATTCAATCTAAAACAAAACATTAGCACTGAGTTGAACCTTGAAATTGCAGCTACGGAAGAAATGCTCAAAATAGCAAAAGAAGTAAAACCCTACTCGATTTGTATAGTACCAGAAAAAAGAGAAGAATTAACAACCGAAGGTGGCTTGGATATCGTGAATATGCACAGTAAACTTTCTGGTATAATAGAGGAAATGCACAGCTTTGACATAAAAGTCTCACTGTTTATCGATCCAAATATTAATCAACTAAAATATCTTGAGAAGCTAGAAAGAAAGCCTGACATAATAGAAATTCACACGGGGAATTACTGTGATAATCCATCAGAAGAAAAATTAAAACTTATTACTAACTCTGCAGAATACATTAATAAGCTAGGAATAGAGTGCCACGCAGGGCATGGCATAAATTATAAACATGCTAAAAGAATAAAAGAGATACCTCACATCTCAGCTCTTAATATAGGCCATTCTTTAATCAGTGAGGCTATATTTCATGGTTTACACAGTGTAACTAAAAAGATGAAAATGACTATATCTAAATAG
- a CDS encoding ATP synthase F0F1 subunit B: protein MSTLLVISLAFLVGFILSYKLLRKVIKNALNNKRNKSKFSSEETEKFRKDMLEYYKKSSEKYKKLDAEVNKMMNEALDKANSIIKHNRQQLDQTLDENAHSNLKKVTDQVEKALGDLQANTASIAADAVKKIMHERKDDKRSSEVISSFSRDLSKKLH from the coding sequence ATGTCTACATTACTAGTTATAAGCCTTGCTTTTTTAGTAGGTTTTATCCTCTCATATAAATTGCTAAGGAAGGTAATAAAAAACGCGCTTAACAATAAACGTAACAAAAGCAAGTTTTCAAGTGAAGAAACTGAAAAATTCAGAAAAGATATGTTGGAGTATTACAAAAAATCTTCTGAAAAATACAAAAAATTAGATGCAGAAGTTAACAAAATGATGAATGAAGCACTTGATAAGGCTAATAGTATTATTAAGCATAATAGACAGCAACTCGATCAAACGTTAGATGAAAATGCCCATTCTAATTTGAAGAAAGTTACTGACCAAGTTGAAAAAGCTCTTGGGGATTTACAAGCTAACACAGCGAGTATAGCTGCTGATGCTGTAAAAAAAATAATGCATGAACGTAAAGATGATAAGCGTAGTAGTGAGGTTATATCTTCGTTTTCACGTGACTTGAGCAAAAAGTTGCATTAA
- the rpsI gene encoding 30S ribosomal protein S9, whose protein sequence is MEQKVKINNNDQPKKAMIDSLGRSYATGRRKESVARVWIKPGSGKFSVNKKDDLISYFKRESVCQMIKTPFIVTSMLDRYDVFATVKGGGLSGQAGALAHGISRALSSISQDLHSILRKGGFLTRDSRVVERKKYGQHKARKKCQFSKR, encoded by the coding sequence ATGGAGCAAAAAGTGAAAATAAATAATAATGATCAGCCAAAAAAGGCAATGATTGACTCACTTGGTCGTTCATATGCCACAGGTCGAAGGAAAGAATCTGTAGCAAGAGTATGGATAAAGCCAGGAAGTGGAAAATTTAGTGTTAATAAAAAAGACGATTTAATTTCTTATTTTAAAAGAGAATCAGTGTGTCAAATGATTAAAACGCCATTCATAGTAACTTCTATGTTAGATAGGTATGATGTGTTTGCAACTGTAAAAGGTGGAGGACTATCTGGCCAAGCAGGTGCCTTAGCTCATGGAATAAGCAGAGCTTTAAGTAGTATAAGTCAAGATCTACACTCTATATTACGTAAAGGTGGATTCCTAACTAGAGATTCACGTGTTGTTGAGCGTAAGAAATATGGTCAACATAAAGCTCGAAAAAAATGTCAGTTTTCTAAGAGATAA
- the gltX gene encoding glutamate--tRNA ligase, whose product MPGIVTRFAPSPTGFLHIGGARTALFNWLYAQRHGGQFLLRIEDTDRKRSTQEAIDAIIDGLRWLGINYDGEIIYQSKKIEQHIEVANLLVEKGRAYHCYCPENEIAEKKAKAREEGKIYKHKCTHSTSNAEPVVRFKVPDSEDIVVDDKIYGQVTISRDQLDDIIILRSDNTPTYIFAVVVDDHDAGITDIIRGSDHLTNTFKQLLIYQALDFDVPRFAHVPLIHGEDGNKLSKRHGATSVCDYEKMGILPQAMRNYLLRLGWSHGNDEIISDEQAIEWFNLESIGRSPARLDFKKLEHLNNHYISNMSNEDILTLMLRENTLTDKKKGYLLQGLTELKKRANYLTELLDLAKFYIQVDFSEEAQQIIKSNLDIIKLLVSFLSSVGSEDWNKNFLSAKIKEFSKLYNMKMSDVYHSLRAPITGVMDAPGIIDIMVILGKDECIKRLQQI is encoded by the coding sequence ATGCCAGGTATAGTCACTAGATTCGCTCCATCACCAACAGGATTTTTACATATTGGAGGAGCTCGCACAGCTTTATTTAATTGGCTCTATGCACAGCGTCATGGTGGCCAGTTTTTACTAAGGATTGAGGATACCGACAGAAAACGTTCAACACAGGAAGCAATTGATGCAATAATAGATGGGTTAAGATGGCTTGGAATAAACTATGATGGGGAAATAATATATCAATCAAAAAAAATAGAGCAGCACATTGAGGTTGCAAATCTTTTAGTTGAAAAGGGTAGGGCGTATCATTGTTACTGCCCCGAGAATGAAATTGCAGAAAAGAAGGCAAAAGCAAGGGAAGAAGGAAAAATATATAAGCATAAGTGTACTCATTCGACATCAAATGCAGAGCCTGTTGTTCGCTTCAAAGTGCCAGACTCAGAAGATATTGTTGTTGACGATAAAATATACGGCCAAGTTACAATAAGTAGAGATCAGCTTGATGACATAATAATCTTGCGCTCTGACAATACTCCAACATATATTTTTGCTGTAGTGGTTGATGACCATGATGCCGGAATAACCGATATTATACGTGGCTCTGATCATCTCACTAATACCTTCAAACAATTACTAATATATCAGGCTCTTGATTTTGATGTCCCACGCTTTGCACATGTACCGCTAATTCATGGAGAAGACGGGAATAAGTTATCTAAAAGACATGGTGCTACAAGTGTTTGCGATTATGAAAAGATGGGAATATTGCCACAGGCAATGCGTAATTACTTGCTAAGACTTGGCTGGAGTCATGGCAACGATGAGATTATTAGCGATGAGCAAGCAATAGAGTGGTTTAATTTAGAAAGCATCGGTCGCTCACCTGCACGGCTCGATTTCAAAAAACTGGAGCATTTGAATAACCACTATATTAGTAATATGAGCAATGAAGATATTCTGACTCTAATGCTTAGAGAAAATACTCTAACTGACAAAAAAAAGGGCTATTTACTTCAGGGACTGACAGAGCTGAAAAAAAGAGCAAACTATCTGACCGAATTATTGGATTTAGCAAAATTTTATATTCAAGTTGATTTTAGTGAAGAAGCTCAACAAATTATCAAATCTAACCTCGATATAATTAAGTTACTTGTATCATTTCTTTCGAGTGTAGGTAGTGAAGATTGGAATAAGAATTTTTTATCTGCTAAAATCAAGGAATTTTCGAAGTTATATAATATGAAAATGAGCGATGTATACCACTCATTACGCGCCCCTATAACAGGAGTAATGGATGCGCCTGGAATCATCGATATCATGGTAATTCTTGGGAAAGATGAATGTATAAAAAGATTGCAACAAATTTAA